GTCTTTCATGCTCCGACCCCAACTTGCGAGTGGATCCGCCACCCCTGTATCTCTACTGCTAGGGAGATCGGTGCCAATCGTCCTGACGTCTTTTCCAGatataagaagacaaacacttgtcttcttatttatATCAGCGGTCCTGTTGATGGTaacatcgccaggaaacaTGCTCAGAAATTGACAAAATGCAGCGACTTGCGGGTGGAGGTAAaccgcatgtggcagtgtctgACACCTGTTGTTCTTGTAGTGTTGGGATCGCTGAGCACAGTGGACGCGGGTATTGTACGGTGGCTAGACATTATTTcatgtcatcacaatctgCAGCACTTCTAGAAAGCAATGCTTCTTAAatccagtcggatcctacGTTAAATCGTGTCTTCCGTTAAGGCATGCAGCCATAATGATCTAAGCTCTTCTGAGGCAGGTTTTGGTTACGGTGCTTACAAAAGATCTTACAAACAAGACTAATCTGATCGAAcacgacaataataataataatagggtgtggcttagtggttagcgacaatgactaccactccatggtttggaaGTTAAAACCCAGTGACAAAtttaaattatgaaacttgtctgtctttcttgtcatgtTTCTCTATTTTTGTCCATGACagtatgactcgtttcagtcgttggggactttgacaatgacgttcagagctttcctggtggtcattgatatccactaggcgtgcttgttacgagttcgcggtcaccgtaatgcctgtaatctatatcgaattagctagtcattgattgctgTGTGAACTCCACAgcaacatgtaccctgctgggctcacctgccgggttagtgggcgcccagatgggggtagaGACAGCACTTGAGGAGCaaaacgacacataataataataatattttttcAATAACAGTGCAGTtgtaacacaaaacaaaaaacttaACGAAAACAAAGACAGTAACTAAGTAACTACACATCAACCAATGAACAAATATAAAGCAATAAATGGTAGTAAAGAACTTATTCCTTCCTTCAAGTCTCTGTATGACCATGCAAACAACTAAGTTCTTTGCTAATACAGGGTTGCACTTGTTTGCCATCCACGAGCTTCCCCTCACCAAACTATTTGCTGGGTACAGTGCCCTTTTCAAGGACAATGTCTGCTGCTTAATTAGCTTAATTATCTTCTCGGACGCTTCAGTATATAAATCAGCCAGTCTTCTTTGACTAGTATAGAATATCCCACCttcataaaatatttatataccTTTATTTCTACGGCTCTAAATTAAACAAGATTGCTAGCACTATGTACGCATAGAGTCACATCACAATATGTACGACGGCCACACAAACGCGAAAGAGCGTATCTAACCGTACCGCGAAGCGTACACTTAACACTGTCACGGTCATTTACTCAACACTGAACTGTTTTCTTGCTTTTATGACTAAAAGAGTTTACTGCTTATTATGTCTGTATTTCAGGTAGAGGTTCGTTTCTATCTCCGCCAAATGCCATTTCCATTTTGTCTTTGTATTCATCTTTCGCCAATGGAGGCAATTGTCTAGTGCGAACATCGAGTCGTTGACAGTCCATACCGTAAACCAGACCACCATCTTGCGCTGTTGAAAACCCTGATCCGATAACATGACCGTTGCGTAAAACACCATCCGTCAAGAGATTTCTTGTCCTGCCAGCTTGAATAGACGCCATTGAACTTGTAGCTGTAACCGTGTCAATAGCTCGTTTGATTAGCTGGCCTGTAGCAAACACTCCAGGCTTGCTGTGATCTAGATCATACCTTATGCAACCATGTTTACGTAGCATTATCAGTCCGGCATTGCCTAGCAGACATACACAGGCGATTGCAAAAAGAACCAAGAAAATACCTCCCATATCCAATAGATTAAGTGCTCTATTGTTACCACTGAGACTGCCCTCTTGGCAGTTGATGTGTTGTCTTCCTACCGGAAAGTAACGCTCCTCCAGCTCTTCGAAGTAACCATCGTCCCAAGCTGTTAAAATTCGCGAGTCAAAAAAGTTTATTAGATCTTTGTGAATCTCACTAAGGGCGGTGCTTCGTAAAGCGAATCCGACATGAACGTCTTTCAGCGTGGCTTTTACCGTGGCAAGTTGACATGATGCGTCTTCGCTTTGCAGTACACTCACGACACCCTCGTCGTCGAGGAACGCTGAAATGGTGCCGTTGCGTAGTGCAGCGTCAACTTGAGCTGTGTCTGGAAAACTAAtaatatttgttttattgaatGTAAAGGTAAATCCGGTCTTTCCCGTCAAGTAGCTGCCTAACGCATGTACGGATAGGACGCCAACCTTCTGTTGTTTCAGTTCTGTGAACGTCGTGAATGCCAGATTGTTCGTCTGTAGGATAGAAACCGTGAGATTAGCCGTGAAGCACGACGTAAGAATAAGAACGGCAAAACAAATGACGAGAACAAAAACGCGCCCAGGCAGCGTTATTGCGGCATCGAGATCTTGTGTGTAGCTAAGAGTCGAGAAAGAGTAGAATATGGAATCCCACAACCCGGGGGCCCCCTCCGGGAACTCGTCTCTCTTCCTTTCTAGGAGATACATAACGATGCCGGCTAACACGAAAAAGACAAAAATGCATATCCAAACGACGGTCGAGAAAGGATCAAGAACCCGATCGAATCCTTGAAACGGATCTTTCCCTTGAGTGACGAGAGCTCGAATCGTAAACGTGCcaatattttttgtaaaaGTGACACCAAAATGTGTTAATTTTAGCATATAGAATGGAAGGGGGGCTATTGCCATGTCGTATGTGCTGTTTTGTTGACTGAGTGATGTAAGCATCTTTATCCACGTGCCATTATGCCTCTCCAACTCATAGTTCTCCACGCATCCCTTTATCACATACTTAAACACGTCGACAGCCCAGCCGGAAAACCTCTCGTTTCCTTGTCGGTTCGAGTGATATTGAATGTAGGGACGATACTCGGAAGCGACGAGCACGCGCAGCTTCCGACGACATGCGTCTAGCTTTCCCACAGGGACGCAGTACCCACCGCCATGCCATCGTGGAGTCGGTCCCGTCTCTATGAGCTTTGATAGTTGGTTCCATTGGAAGACTCGAATGAAGTTGAAGTGTGCGTGATTCGAAGAGTTTTTTACTATGTTGAAAACGTCAAACCTATCCGAACATACAACTATTAAAGGACAAATGCGTATATACGGGTATGATGTTGACAAGTCGTATGTATACCTTGGTTCCCGTGTTCCATCATTTTGGAAAGCCACGTGACCAGAAACACCAACAAAGCGCACCGATTTGAGTTGGTATAGTAGCATTTTGCTCTCTAGCAGATAGCTGAAATTAAAAACATCCGGTTTGCTGAAATTTAGAGTAACATTTTGGCGAAGACTGGCGTCGATAGCTAAAGCAACGC
The DNA window shown above is from Corticium candelabrum chromosome 3 unlocalized genomic scaffold, ooCorCand1.1 SUPER_3_unloc_1, whole genome shotgun sequence and carries:
- the LOC134197864 gene encoding uncharacterized protein LOC134197864; translation: MRLILILVVIGVQSVPFGVTASAERVFELAIGLPSESADNTTSVSDIREALKRALEDVNARRGHSGVRLHSNFTLTACILENVDSPAQAFGALFSCLTTGSPKSSIAAIAPFYPSHVPALAATTINDIPLVSPVLSRANVSDYLFQSTEHFVSMFYHNLFRGFELVDGSILDRYKWKDLAILVSNTSEATEAVLQLKNFNGLINYTIVKEEIIAPISDKNATFSSSIKRAIDGIKDSGVTIIVTSLEARVEVYHAVFSEANRQGIVREDYAWICLSVPSQSVFESSPLYRDTVPHMEGVLGTQVNMTADESSWNVSQAILKNPLMANTYDSVWSVALAIDASLRQNVTLNFSKPDVFNFSYLLESKMLLYQLKSVRFVGVSGHVAFQNDGTREPRFDVFNIVKNSSNHAHFNFIRVFQWNQLSKLIETGPTPRWHGGGYCVPVGKLDACRRKLRVLVASEYRPYIQYHSNRQGNERFSGWAVDVFKYVIKGCVENYELERHNGTWIKMLTSLSQQNSTYDMAIAPLPFYMLKLTHFGVTFTKNIGTFTIRALVTQGKDPFQGFDRVLDPFSTVVWICIFVFFVLAGIVMYLLERKRDEFPEGAPGLWDSIFYSFSTLSYTQDLDAAITLPGRVFVLVICFAVLILTSCFTANLTVSILQTNNLAFTTFTELKQQKVGVLSVHALGSYLTGKTGFTFTFNKTNIISFPDTAQVDAALRNGTISAFLDDEGVVSVLQSEDASCQLATVKATLKDVHVGFALRSTALSEIHKDLINFFDSRILTAWDDGYFEELEERYFPVGRQHINCQEGSLSGNNRALNLLDMGGIFLVLFAIACVCLLGNAGLIMLRKHGCIRYDLDHSKPGVFATGQLIKRAIDTVTATSSMASIQAGRTRNLLTDGVLRNGHVIGSGFSTAQDGGLVYGMDCQRLDVRTRQLPPLAKDEYKDKMEMAFGGDRNEPLPEIQT